Part of the Cololabis saira isolate AMF1-May2022 chromosome 15, fColSai1.1, whole genome shotgun sequence genome, ATGAATGAATGTAAAtgttacaagaaaaaaacagttaaattaTCCTTAAAATATTAATGAAAGGTATACTTTTTGACTACATATCTATTAACTAAACTCTACTTATTTCACACACCGATTAAATCTACAAGTTTGAAAGTGTTCACTGAAAGCAGTGTGTTTTTGACAGTGTAAATTTAAGTGCAGGCTCATTATCATCCTCATCCTGAATCTCCCTGTCTCATTGCACACGACCACTCAGACTCTTATGCAGTCCCTAaggtgtaaatgaagagattatGAATGttaactactttttttttaattttaggtGCTAACAGAATTCTTTTAAAACGTTGATGAAGATTTTCAATCCTTCTCTTGAATAAAGTCCCAGATAAGACTCAGTGATTTCCTCACATTTATGGCACAATAAAAGTATAacgacacagaaaaaaaaactattgacCTTTGCTGAAAGTCAAAGTAGTTGCCAGTAATGAAGAGATgtttatttccttgtttttatttagaaTCTACTTAAAGATTGGGATTCTTGAAGCAAACTTGGAATAAGGAGCAACCACACAGACaatcacatgaacacacacactgtttccctttaaaatgaataaaatactgtaatttaaataaaaataactctGGAGGGTTTTGGAGAATATTaaatgaccatttttattttccatttgcaatttatttacatgtatttttatattgtatttatatCTATCATTTATACTGAAGTTACCAAACATGGTTATGCCTGGCAAATGCAATTCACCTTTGAATTAATTATAAGAAGATATTCTTTCTATCAATTGTTATTGATTTTCTAATCCTGGTTGACTTTTTTGAACAGTTTTAAACTATGTACAAGTAAAAACTTCagtgaaacacatggctcaAGTTTAAATGTGTTATGTGAATAGTACGTCTTATGTTTCCTCATTCTTCAAAATAATGAAgtcacagtttttttctttatcatttgGCAGCAGATCCAAGTGTATTTGAGCAATGATATCTCATGTTGAGAGGTCACACCCCTACAAAGGATATAAAAGTAAGCCTCGGAGGACTCTTGGAAACATTCTCCAGAGGAGATAAACTTCAGCCCCTCGACACTTCTGAATGCTTAAAACCTGTTATAAACAAGGTATGAAAATGTTGTTGTTCTTCTTGTTGTGCCTGTTTCTGGGTGCTGTGTCTCCATCGAAGGAGCAGGAGGTGAAGCTGCAGGAGTTGAAGCTGCAGGaggtgaagctgcaggaggtgaaggagcaggaggtgaagctgcaggaggtgaagctgcaggaggtgaaggagcaggaggtgaagctgcaggaggTGAAGCTGCTGCGAGGCGGCTGTCCCATGTTCTGGTACAGCTTCAACGACCGCTGCTACAAGTACGTCGCCACACCGATGATCTGGGCTGATGCAGAGCTCAACTGTTTGTCACAAGGAGCCAACCTGGTGTCCATCCACAGTCAGGATGAAGAGAACTTTGTCAAATTGCTGATCAGAAACTTTGATCCTTCTGAGAGGCCCACCTGGATCGGACTCAGTGACGCTGAGAAGAATGGATCATGGTTCTGGTCTGATGGATCCAAACTCAGCTTCAGCAACTGGAACTTAGGAGAGCCAAACAACTCAGGAGGGAACGAAGAGTGTGTTCACACCAGCTTCGGAGCAGCTAAAATCTGGAACGATTGGATCTGTTCAGGAGGAAATGCTTTTGTTTGTAAAACACGTCCACTTTTCTAGTGTTGCAGAAGCTGTGTCCGAAATCACTCTGTAAGATGTGTTGATCAATTACATTTGATTAATCTTGGATAATGATCATTTAAAATAGTGAAATCATCACAAATATTGAAAGGTTTATGAAAAGACAATCATCCAATGTACTTTCTTCAGGATAAAGGAAATAGAGTTTGAATTTTCTCAGAATTTTACTCTTCATTCCAATAAGTCAAAGACAAGTTTTTCGTGAAatgtgtaaagaaaaaaaagatctggatgattttccatctttttcttaATAAATGATTGAAATGCTTAAGTTGAATGATCTTTACGGCCTGACTAATCTCAGGTTTACAGTCTGATATGGCATTTGCCACCTGTACCGGGGACTTCAGGGTATAACAAggcaaataaaagtaaaaagccaATCAGAAGCACCCAAGCTTTTGTGCTGATGCCACAAGCTGGTTATCTATGGAGAGCTGATATATTTCAGATCGCTCCACTCTGGTCATTTCCTTCTACGAGTGCAGAGGAGTGCGCTTCATGCGCAGTTTATGCAAATTTTCaggaaggtttaaaaaaaaaaaaggaaccccTCATTTTACTTGTATACATCCATCACCACAAATGTAAGAATAAAAgtattatttattcaattttctgCATTTTGTAATATTAAAAACGTCCACTGGCTTGTTATCTTACAATAAATGGAAATTAATAATACACTGTGTTGTGGAATGaatatatatcaatatcaatcaatatatcaatatatacctCTGCGGAAACTTTTGAACCATCAGGTGACTAAAATGTCTGAAGACTGAAATGATGACacttaagaaataaaaacaaggcaATGGCTAGACTCCAGAGAATTTTAATAACATACATCTCAAGAGATTGATGAAGGAATAAgaccaaattaaagctgcaagcagcgatgaacgggccctcgcactcacggccaccgtcccccataagcatatcagaaattacaccacccacgactctctaggTCAAACTAGAGTactagagagagagagtggcgACAACTCCGTTCACTGCAATGGTTCAGTTTTTTCACAGCAATGGCGGAGCATGGAGCCCCTCGGAAGTTCCCGGAAGTTAGCGCAAGCTAACTGCTGCTCAATGTATTTCAATGGAGGAGCTGGTAGGAGCAACACTTGTTCGAGGTAAAAAGTTTAAAGAATTACATTCTGGTATCAGTGGGGCATCGGAATTAAATTGACACAAGTAATTAATTATGTTGGCGTATTTTCTCCGTATAGATTAGAGGATTTAGGGAATATTAAAAGGTAAAAGTTTAGGCTATCACACTAGATAACCATAACAACCCGTGCAACAGGCTGATAACTTACGATTCTGCTCTCTGAACAGGCTATAACAACCCTGTCAATTTATACTAGTAGCAAGGTTAATGTGTAGGGAGTGTGATTGCAGTTATacatcaatttatttatttatttatttatttttttaaatatcatttAGGCTGCGGGATGACAGGTAAAGCttatgaggatgaggatggtctCCTAATGTCTCAACACTGCATTGCACTGACTTGACTGTAGTTCTGTTTAATGTAATTCATGTCATTACTGTGGTGTGTATTGGAcaacttgatttcttttttttttttcaagagatCATTATACTATTATAACTGGGCAAACAACCAAATCACGTAAAAGTTACTAGGTGTTTCTACTGTGTACTGTTGTAGTTCTGATACTAATACTCATACTTGTATTTCCTCTCCTGGGTTGCAGGAGGAGGGCAGAGTCCAGACAGAAGCAGAGAGACAGCAGAGCATCACTCTCTGCCCTGATCCAGCACTGTCCTGAAGCAGCTTCAGCTGTTCTGTTCCAGCCTGATATTCAACTTTGTTTAGGTCTTGCTACCATTAAcatcttttgtttgtttcctcTCATTTTTCCCTCCAGTTTGCAACCTAACTTCCCTTGGTTTGTTCATTGTTTTCctgttcttttttctattttttgaataaaaaaaaggctCAAATTTCCTAATGGTCTGGTATTTGAAAGTGTGCAAAAGTGCAAATGCATTGCTTGAATGTGATTAcctcacgtgtgtgtgtgtgtgtgtgtgtgtgtgtgtgtgtgtgtgtgtgtgtgtgtgtgtgtgtgtgtgtgtgtgtgtgtatatatatatatatatatatatatatctcaatacTGTATCAAGGACAACATAGCAGAAATGAGACAAACAGCTTGCAATGCTGCTGATCTGTTAGTTTCATTGTGGTCTTCAGTGCGTTGGGAAAAAAGGACTGTGATTTACTATGCATCCATCAGTAGAGTAAGTTTGATAAGCAAGAACAGTTAAATAGTGATAGAACTCAATTTATTTGCAATGAATTCAAATATTAGAATACAGTTATTATGCTGTTGCAAGTCCAAACTTATTGTGTGTAGTCAATTGACAAATCATTGTGGGTCACCTGTTAGTCTGCCTAACtctgaaagttaaaaaaaagagagaaaatattGGTTTAGTAAAGGTAACAGATTTAGAAGTTAACATAAgcatatataattataaaggtATAGGTAACAATAGGTAGCAAATGGTagaattcagtttatttgcaattaattcaaattcatttttaatttgacaATTATGATGTTGGGAATCCAGATTTATTGTTAATTACCCGTTATCCTGCCTCACTCAAGTCTGAAACTTAAAAAAGGAAGTATCACACGTGTAAATGTACAGAATGTACATGGTTTAGcaaagagacaacaggtcaaagCAATTAACACAAGCATACAGTATATCTTACATTTATAAGGAAGAATAGGTAACAGTTAAACAGTGATATAACTCTAGAtagaatttaatttattttccacGGATTTCTTATTAGAACACATTGATTATATATGTTGTGAGTCAGGCTTATTGTATAGTAGTCAATTGGAAAATCATTGTCATCTGTCAGTCTGCCTCACTCACGTCttaagtttaaaatcaacagatatattacgattttattgttgttgtcaaAGAATGTACAGGTTGAGTAAACTTAACAGAGTTCAAATCAATTAACATAAGCATAAAAATATTCGAAAGCGAAACATTTATTGACATTCTTTACTGATTGTCGTGGTTTTCCTCAAGTTTTTGAATTGCCCGCCAGCACTTCCGGGAACTTTGGGGCGCTACATGGACCACGTGATCGGCCAGCTTTTTGAACTTCCGTTGTcgccactctctctctctagtACTCTAggtcaaaccatccaaaagttatggcagaaaatagggacaaccaatcagaagaaggggcggggctaattcaggccaatgaagctcaaggactcaatacagagtcccatgacaccacccacgactcgctatgtcaaaccatttaaaaattatggcagagaaaagttttcaaggggggcgctgttgagctgttaggccacgcccattaatgcaaaccatgaaatatcaaatttatcgccaggcctggcttgcatgtaaaatttggtgacttttggggaactatcaaatatggaccaatcagatgaagggtggcgtgccttatggcgtctagcgtcgccacggtaacacttttgaaagagaaaaataatgcgcatagtcgcaagatggagacgcacattttgatgtataacacacctgggtgcacgttacggttcgggccgtattaattgctgaaggaatggcataaattgcgccaaaattacacaattaattcaaaatggccgacttcctgttcggtttcggccatggccccaagagacttttcttcaagttgcgacatgatacaggtgtgtaccgatttccttgcatgtacgtcaaaccgtattgtggggcttgaggtacaaagttttccggggggcgctgttgagccattttgccacgcccacggtaacgctgttgaaagagaaaagtaatgcgtgtagtcgcaggatggagacgcacattttgatgtataacacacttgggtgcacgttacggttcgggctgaattaattctcgaaggaatggcatatattgctccaaaattacacgattaattcagaatgttcaaaatagccgacttcctgttcggtttcggccatggcgccaagagacttttctttaagttgcgacatgatacatacaggtgtgtaccgattttcgttcatgtacgtcaaaccgtattgtggggcttgaggcacaaagttttcaagggggcgctgttgagccattttgccacgcccacggtaacgctgttgaaagagaaaagtaatgcgtggtgtcggaggatggagacgcacattttgatgtataacacacctgggtgcacattacggttcgggctgtattaactgccgaaggaatggcataaattttgccaaaatgacacgactaattcaaaatggccgacatcctgttcggtttcgggcatgacgccaagagacttttctttaagttgcgccatgagacaggtgtgtaccgattttcgtgcatgtacgtcgaccgtattgtggggcttgaggcacaaagttttcaagggggcgctgttgagccattttgccacgcccattagtgcaaaccaataaatatcaaatttttcgccaggcctggcttgcgtgcaaaatttggtgactttttgggcatgtttaggggggcaaaaaggccttccttttgtcagaagaagaaaaaaaaaagaaagaaagaaaaattcctacagatacaatagggcctttgcactgtaagtgctcgggccctaataatcaaTAGTACATTTACCAGAGCAGAGCAAAATGCTTTAGACAAAATATATGGTTCTCGTAACAAATCCTTGCAGCTGCATAGGACAGCGGAGCCAACCAAGAATATTTAGACACAGTATTTATGTCCTAACAAGAACTGAATGTACTCACACTGAACTCATAAGTGAAGCAGAATAACAGGGTAAATAATTATGAAATAACAGATTTCCATCATACACTCAATAATAATCAGTCCACCTTTTTACTGATTCTGTTGAACTACGATTCAAAAACAATGTCTGATTTTCATGTTTGTTTTGAACAAGTTATTTCTTATTACTTCTTATTTGTCAGTtttaagttatttcagtgaccgTTATGGATGTATTTTCTCTCTTTGAAGAAAGGCTGCCGACAAATATGTGAATATTGTTTCATGAGATTCATCCAGAACCTGTGCAGAATAGTTATTGATCATACAGAAGACAGTCTGTTCCTGACCCACACAGTGAGTAGGAGGACCAGCCACGGAAGACCTTTGCACTTTCACTGCGGAcatcccagcatttcttaaggtaagaaaaaaaaaaatttcttgaGAGAGTACATGTAATTATCATTATATGGGTTGTCTTCTTGCAGggtcatgtttttggactgttagaggaagctggagtacccagagggaacccatgcaagcacagggagaacttGCAAACTCCTCACAGAAAGACTCCCACCGCGCCAGGGAgttaaaccaggaaccttcttgctgtgaggcaacagtgctaaccactaatccACCGATACACCAAACATTCTGTATGAAAGTTAACTTCTCAAATGATCCTCTTACCTGCTGCAGATGTGGACCTGTGACCCTTGAGGGACGTCATCATGAACGAGAATCTCAGGGATTGTTGCAAAAACAAGGAAatgatttttgtgtgtgtttctatTTCTCTAGAAATATTATGGGACGGTCTAACTGATTATCAAAGGGCTGTGTGTGAAGCAAAATCTCAGTACCTCTCTAATATTGTTTCTTGCAGCAATCATTGTCCCAAGGTGTTATTTAATACAATTAACGCGGTTGTTAACCTGTCACCAGTGAAAATGTTGTCATGTTGTTATATAAGGACTTGTTTGTTGCCCCAGATCATTCTGCTGTGCTTGACCAGTTCGAACTGGTTTCCCTCTCTTCTCTTTGTGTGGTAGTGAAATCTCTTAAACCCACAAATTGCCCATTGGATTTGTCCCTGCCAAACtgctgaaaatgtttttttaatactgtGGGGTCCAGTCTGCTGGTTTTTATTAACTCCTGCCTTAGATTAGGTACTGTCCCAGCTGCCTTTCAACATGCTGTGGTCAAGCTGCTTCTTAAAAAGCCTAATCTTGACCCTGCAGTGTTATCAGATTTTAGACATGTTTCCAATCTGCCCTTTCTTTCTAAGGTTTtagaaaaagttgtttttataCAATTACAGTCCTTTCTTGAGGATAACTCTGTTTTTGAGAAGTTCCAATCTGGGTTTAGGTCTCGGCACAGAGTCTGCAGTGTTAAAGGTGCACAACGACATCACTCTGTCTGTGGATGTCAAGCGTCCTGTTGTTTTAGTCCTGCTTGATATGACAGCAGCCTTTGACACAGTGGACCACGCAGTCCTCCTGTCTTGTCTAAGCGATTATGTTGGTATCCACAGCCCTGCATTGAAATGATTTACGTCTTACTTATCTTATCTTACTTATATAGCtttacaaattatttttttaggtGCTTGCAGAATTCTTTTAAAACCCTGATGAAGATTTTCAATCCTTGTCTGGAATGAACTCCCAGATAAGACTCAGATATTTCCTCACATTTATAGCACAATAAAATTATAATgacgcagaaaaaaaaacaactattgaCCTTTGCTGAAAGTCAATATCAGCTGCCAGTAATGAAGAGTGATGTTTAtgtccttgtttttattttggaagaTCTAGTTAAAGATTGGGATTTTTAAAGCAAACTTGGAATAAGGAGCATCCACACAGACaatcacatgaacacacacactgttTCTTCTTGgcatcattttgtaataaaaagaTCAAAATCCCTTTAAAAGTATTTTCAATAAAATATtgtaatttaaataaaaagaacgGATGGTTTTGGATAATATTAAAGGACAGTTTTTATGTTCCATTTGcaatttatttatatgtatttttatattgtatttatatgtatCATTTTTACTGAAGTTACCAAACATGGTTATATGCCTGGCAAATGCAATTCACCTTTGAATTAATTATAAGAAGATATTCTTTCTATCAATTGTTATTGATTTTCTAATTCTGGTTGactttttttaacagttttaaacTATGTACAAGTAAAAACTTCagtgaaacacatggctcaAGTTTAAATGTGTTATGTGAATAGTACGTCTTATGTTTCCTCATTCTTCAAAATAATGAagtcacagttttttttaaagagtttttttctttatcatttgGCAGCAGATCCAAGTGGATTTGAGCAATGATATCTCATGTTGAGAGGTCACACCCCTACAAAAGGATATAAAAGTAAGCCTCGGAGGACTCTTGGAAACATTCTCCAGAGGAGATAAACTTCAGCCTCTCGACACTTCTGATTGCTTAAAACCTGTTATAAACAAGGTATGAAAATGTTGTTGTTCTTCTTGTTGTGCCTGTTTCTGGGTGCTGTGTCTCCATCGAAGGAGCAGGaggtgaagctgcaggaggtgaaggagcaggaggggaagctgcaggaggtgaaggagcaggaggtgaaggagcaggaggtgaaggagcaggaggtgaaggagcaggaggtgaagctgcaggaggtgaaggagcaggaggtgaagctgcaggaggtgaaggagcaggaggtgaaggagcaggaggtgaaggagcaggaggtgaagctgcaggaggtgaagctgcaggaggTGAAGCTGCCACGAGGCGGTTGTCCCATGTTCTGGTACAGCTTCAACGGCCGCTGCTACAAGTACGTCGCCACACTGATGACCTGGGGTGATGCAGAGCTCAACTGTTTGTCACAAGGAGCCAACCTGGTGTCCATCCACAGTCGGGGGGAAGATAATTTTGTCAAAATGCTGATCAGAAACTTTGATCATACTGAGGGATATACCTGGACTGGACTCAGTGACATTCAGAAGGAAGGACATTGGTTTTGGTCTGATGGCTCAAATGTCAGCTTTACAGATTGGGATAATTATATGCCAGACAATGGAGGAGGTGGTGAACACTGTGGACACACCAACTATATAACAAATAAGAAGTGGAATGACATAGCATGTTCAAACAGGTTCTCATCTGTTTGTAAAACTCGTCCAGTTTGTCCATGAAACAAAACGTTATTGTGATCCTTTTcatcagaatcaggtgtgttgatcaATTACTTGTGATTGAAAATATGTGCTGATCCACTTAACATGTGATATAgtcatttatgtttatgtacttAAGTCTATTGATAATCGGTCTTCAGACTTAAAGAATATTGTAAAAGGAATTAGGGAAAGGTGACGTTATTAAACGATTCAGTTTGTGTCACACCACAGCCAAGCATGCATACTAATATCTATATACATCATGTGTAACAAAGGTTGATTTGACACATTAATACTTCCCCAAAATTATTGTTGTTTAACTTTATGTATATCAAACTGTTTCTGAACTTTAGTTTTTGAGTGTGTCTACTTGGACATTGTCTTTTTTGGGGAGGAAACACCCCCATAAAACGCTCTGTCCCGCTTTAactttcactctttttttctgtgaTGTCTTTGGGGAAAGAAATAAAATTGCATAATTGAACAGCTTGAGTCCAGTCATATATCCTACACAATGCAGAAGCTCACCACTACCGGTTACACATGCACATATCTTTATACCTCACACATACCCTCACATACACAAACACCAAGACATGATATTCCTGCTTTCAAGTAGATTAGTTGTTTACACATAGGTCTGATCATTAGATTGTGAGCAGATTCCAGGAACCGCCCCTGGGTGAAGCAGCTTTGATGTTTTATAGATCACACATTGATGTCCTAACTTTTATCATACAATAAAAGTAAATGGCACAGAAAAACAGGTGAAGGTCTCCTGGAAGTCCCCAGGTTTGACCACCAGTAATGAAGAGTTACAGCCTGTACAAGATATTTACTCTTCATTTTCCGTTATACTAGACGATATTAGCAACCTATTTTCACACCATTTTCTATAACTGGTCTCGAAAAAGTTTTCCATAGTTTTCTCTCTTCATAGTCTGTGGGAGGAGAtagttttattaaagaaaattCAATCATATACATTAAATATTTAACAGCTCAACATCAGACTCGGATGTCACATTTGTTGACATGTTTTGACTTTATtgagctctggcctgcaaacatacagaggagaaaaagaggcgGAAGACCAGCAGAACAAACTACAAGAccaatggagaacaattatgCATATGAGAGACTACTAATAAATAACTGTGAAACTGAAGCAATTAGTTATAGATATGAATGTGAATTGTTAAGTCAGATCTTTACAACATCAGAATTGTACCACAATTTGACCATGTGGCTGGTAGTGTGGATGAAGACTGTGGTTGTGATTCAAAATAAACACAGCCAAATATCTTAGTTACCAAAGTACAAATGTGATAAGGATATTTCAAAGAATTAGTCaagttatttataaagcacatttcacattatgagcatggactcaatgtgttcaaaatacataaacaaacaaacaaacaaacaaacaaacaaacaaaattacaagtttacaataacagaaatagaTAACAAGTattacaagagaaaaaacaataattacaaccataattccattttaacaaaagtgcgaTCACCCAGCCAACCATGAGTTTACTGAAACGCCTGTGTGTAATGGTGATAAAATGTCTATCTAAAATCTATTACTTCTGATTGGCAAAGGCCCTTGGATTCATGATGTTGTagcaggaaaagaaaaacgAACTAATATCATAATCCCTTTGTAAATAATGTTTAACCGTTGTTTTGTTGATCGTTTGTTAAGGAATGTCTAACCGTTATTTTGCTCACGTTGTTTTGGGTTCTAATACAGATACTGAACTGGATGCTGATTAACGAGCatcgtgtctgtgtgtctgtttcaCACCCCCTTTTTTAGGTAAGAAATTGATATTATTTAGCACTGTatacttttttatttgtaaGAATATAGGCAACAGTTAAGTATAGTTTGATGACTTTGAGAGTGAGTTTTGGTTTTGAGAGTGATATTTTATTTGCCTGCGGACTTTTACTGGCTGTGcgcgcctgtgtgtgtgtgtgtgtgtgtgtgtgtgtgtgtgtgtgtgtgtgtgtgtgtgtgtggtgtgttagAAGAGATTTGCCGTTAGACAATGTTTGATGTTTAAGAAATATATGTTAGAGAAAAAGCAATACAGAACTGGACGCTGATTAACGAGCatcgtgtctgtgtgtctgtttcaCACCCCCTTTATAGGGGTataacatgtgcaaaaaggtacgtttttagtctgcttttgaaagtgagcactgttggagcagaccttagttcctgtggcaaggaattccagagagtgtagtgactgaaagcaccatgagcagatctagtgaagATTGTAGGAATGATTAGAAGACTCTTATTGgatgatctaagggatctgtccggtATGTATTCAGTCAGCAATTAGTATTTTCTATACCATTTTTGAAGGCTACATCAGACTACATCAAAAATCATGGTTACTGGCTAAGTTaaaatattgttattttataaccTTTGTCATATTTTGTCACACTTTGTCacactgtcacacacacacacacacacacacacacacacacacacacacacacacacacacacacacacacacacacacacacacatatatatatatatatatatatatatagtaatgtTCCCGGAAACATCAGCAGAGGAAAAAGGTCAGGTATTTCCAAGATCCAGGTTTATTAGACAGCTTCAGCCAGACACAAGTCAAAAAGCACTCATCCTCAAGACCCCAACGGTCCGAACTGACCCGTTCACCCAAAAACTACCGGTTCAACCCATGTCTCTTAGCAACATAACGGCTCCCGGACGTCCCGCCTTTAGTCACTCTTAAAGGGGCCGTGTAGCGGGTCACTAAACTACCCCCCCCCTTACAAAAGTCCTCGACCCCGAGGGACTGGGCCCACAGGCAGGAACGAACACACCCCCAGACCAACATCAACCAAAGAAAAcaacacatatttttttatttttttaacaacacttccaaaaatatcttttttttttttttttttttaaagtccaaGTCACACCAGCGCCCCAGAGGACACCACATAGTCATTCAGACGGGCCGTCTCTTCGGCCGAGACCTCACGGGGGTCGAAGCCAGGGGAACAGGGGCAGGGGAGGGGGATGAGTCAGAGCGAGAATGGGGCAGGGGCAACGAGGGAGGAGAACAAGAAGGGTGTTGGGCAGCTGGGGAAGGGGGAGAGGCCACCGGTGCATTCTGGTCAGGGGACGGAGGGTCCCCCCTGTACGGGGCCAGTCTGTCTCTGTGGAGGGCCACCCTCCGCCCCCGGGGAGGCATCTGCACCCAGTAAACAACCTCTCCCAGCCTCCCCAGTACCTTGCAGGGACCA contains:
- the LOC133461112 gene encoding lactose-binding lectin l-2-like isoform X2 codes for the protein MKMLLFFLLCLFLGAVSPSKEQEVKLQEVKLQEVKEQEVKLQEVKEQEVKEQEVKEQEVKLQEVKLQEVKLPRGGCPMFWYSFNGRCYKYVATLMTWGDAELNCLSQGANLVSIHSRGEDNFVKMLIRNFDHTEGYTWTGLSDIQKEGHWFWSDGSNVSFTDWDNYMPDNGGGGEHCGHTNYITNKKWNDIACSNRFSSVCKTRPVCP
- the LOC133461110 gene encoding lactose-binding lectin l-2-like, translated to MLKTCYKQGMKMLLFFLLCLFLGAVSPSKEQEVKLQELKLQEVKLQEVKEQEVKLQEVKLQEVKEQEVKLQEVKLLRGGCPMFWYSFNDRCYKYVATPMIWADAELNCLSQGANLVSIHSQDEENFVKLLIRNFDPSERPTWIGLSDAEKNGSWFWSDGSKLSFSNWNLGEPNNSGGNEECVHTSFGAAKIWNDWICSGGNAFVCKTRPLF
- the LOC133461112 gene encoding lactose-binding lectin l-2-like isoform X1 gives rise to the protein MKMLLFFLLCLFLGAVSPSKEQEVKLQEVKEQEVKEQEVKLQEVKEQEVKLQEVKEQEVKEQEVKEQEVKLQEVKLQEVKLPRGGCPMFWYSFNGRCYKYVATLMTWGDAELNCLSQGANLVSIHSRGEDNFVKMLIRNFDHTEGYTWTGLSDIQKEGHWFWSDGSNVSFTDWDNYMPDNGGGGEHCGHTNYITNKKWNDIACSNRFSSVCKTRPVCP